In one window of Bizionia sp. M204 DNA:
- a CDS encoding protein-disulfide reductase DsbD: protein MKRNLILFTTLLITVFSVHAQILNPVKWTGKTEKLSETEYNLIFEATIEDKWHLYSQDLPDGGPTPTEFIFDTIDQTDNYKLIGNVVESKYIIAFDKVFEMDLNYFDREATFTQKIQLLNPNLKSITGTIDFQACDDMRCIYQQKSVTFNLDNTTMEDAIPVMNENSGLSNILNLNESKTEVSPDYTVLDSEVENESKGLWVTFFTAFFLGFLVLLTPCVFPMIPMTVSFFTKQSKTRGQGIRNALLYGFFIIVIYTLLGTAISAIFGSNAMYEFSTGVIFNTIMFLALLIFAFSFLGAFEIMLPNSWVNKVDTGANRGGVVGIFFMALALAVVSFSCTFPIAGTALLDAATKGGIAPIISMLGFSSAIALPFALFAFFPSWLNSMPKSGGWLNTVKVTLGFLELAFAFKFLSMVDLVLEWHMLTREVFLAIWIAIFGTLGLYLLGKIKLPHDSPLPHISVGRLCMALLALSFTVYMIPGLWGAPVELISGFPPPMSTNSESPYGVGNTKPALYSSGTGTAVELPEHAHYGPNNLIAFHDYDQGLAYAKKVNKPVMLDFTGLTCVNCRKMEEQVWVKEHVFNVLNNDVVLISLYVDDRKKLPKDEQYESELTGNNVTTFGHKWLEFQQVRYNTNAQPLYVIQDTDGNDISKAVGYMPDADEYYDWLKAGVKRFKQKQ, encoded by the coding sequence ATGAAACGTAATTTAATTCTATTTACAACGCTTCTTATTACTGTGTTTTCAGTACATGCCCAAATTTTAAACCCCGTAAAATGGACAGGAAAAACTGAAAAACTATCAGAAACCGAATACAATTTAATTTTTGAGGCAACCATTGAAGATAAATGGCATTTATACTCTCAAGACTTACCAGATGGTGGACCAACGCCAACCGAATTTATTTTCGACACCATTGACCAAACAGATAATTATAAACTGATTGGTAATGTTGTGGAGAGTAAGTATATCATTGCTTTTGATAAGGTGTTTGAAATGGATTTAAACTACTTTGACAGGGAAGCTACTTTCACTCAAAAAATTCAACTTTTAAATCCAAATTTAAAATCCATTACCGGAACCATCGATTTCCAGGCTTGTGATGATATGCGTTGCATTTATCAACAGAAATCTGTTACATTTAATTTGGACAACACCACCATGGAAGATGCCATTCCTGTTATGAATGAGAATTCCGGACTTTCAAACATTTTAAATTTAAATGAATCTAAAACAGAAGTGTCGCCAGATTATACGGTTTTGGATTCGGAAGTAGAAAACGAATCCAAAGGTCTATGGGTAACGTTTTTTACGGCTTTCTTTTTAGGGTTTTTGGTATTACTAACACCGTGTGTGTTTCCAATGATTCCTATGACGGTAAGTTTCTTTACCAAGCAAAGTAAAACAAGAGGTCAAGGGATTAGAAATGCGTTGCTATACGGTTTCTTCATTATTGTAATTTACACACTCTTAGGTACAGCTATTTCCGCTATTTTTGGAAGTAATGCTATGTATGAATTTTCAACAGGTGTTATATTTAATACCATCATGTTTTTAGCTTTATTGATTTTTGCTTTCTCCTTTTTAGGAGCTTTTGAAATTATGTTACCAAATTCTTGGGTCAACAAAGTAGATACTGGTGCCAATAGAGGTGGAGTGGTAGGTATTTTCTTTATGGCTTTAGCATTGGCGGTTGTGTCGTTTTCATGTACCTTCCCTATTGCAGGAACAGCTTTGTTAGATGCAGCAACTAAAGGTGGTATTGCACCAATTATTAGTATGCTAGGTTTTTCATCAGCAATAGCGTTACCATTTGCTTTATTCGCATTTTTCCCGAGTTGGTTAAATTCCATGCCAAAATCGGGTGGTTGGTTGAATACTGTTAAAGTGACTTTAGGGTTTTTAGAATTAGCATTTGCTTTCAAATTCCTGTCTATGGTGGATTTAGTACTCGAATGGCACATGTTAACCCGTGAGGTATTTTTAGCCATCTGGATTGCTATTTTTGGTACACTAGGTTTATATTTATTAGGGAAAATTAAATTACCACACGATTCGCCTTTACCACATATTTCCGTTGGTCGTTTATGTATGGCATTGTTAGCTTTATCGTTTACGGTTTATATGATTCCAGGACTCTGGGGAGCACCAGTGGAACTTATTAGTGGTTTTCCACCACCAATGAGCACTAATAGTGAATCGCCCTATGGTGTTGGAAATACCAAACCAGCTTTGTATTCCAGTGGAACAGGTACAGCGGTTGAACTTCCAGAGCATGCACATTATGGACCAAATAACTTAATAGCATTTCATGACTATGATCAAGGTTTAGCTTATGCCAAGAAAGTGAACAAACCTGTAATGCTGGATTTCACCGGATTAACTTGTGTTAATTGCCGAAAAATGGAAGAGCAAGTTTGGGTAAAGGAGCATGTTTTTAATGTGTTAAATAATGACGTGGTATTGATTTCATTATATGTTGATGATAGAAAAAAGCTACCTAAAGACGAACAATATGAATCTGAATTAACAGGAAATAATGTCACAACTTTTGGCCATAAATGGTTGGAATTTCAACAAGTGCGTTACAATACCAACGCACAACCTTTATATGTAATTCAGGACACTGACGGAAACGATATTAGCAAGGCTGTAGGTTACATGCCAGATGCCGATGAATATTACGATTGGTTAAAAGCAGGTGTAAAACGATTTAAACAAAAACAATAA
- the tilS gene encoding tRNA lysidine(34) synthetase TilS — translation MTQIDFENHIHQVFPFLAKSRILIAISGGMDSVVLTRVCHKMNLNIALAHCNFNLRGTESDADEEFVLELAEDLDLEVFIESFETGTYATENNISIQMAARELRYAWFQELADQLQFDYILTAHHADDNLETFFINLMRGTGLDGLTGIPETNGKLVRPLLPFSHNELQVFAKGEKMSWQEDSTNASTKYLRNKLRHDIIPVLKEMNPQFLQNFQKTQVHLQESAEIIDDALVRIQKIIVYTTDNSFQLDVKKLQQLSNPKVYLYQLLKDFQFTEWDDVYQLLFAQSGKFVLSKTHRLLKDRTTLILTELPINIAETSVVLQENDSELALPIGRLTIENTTKIDEISATVLYVDKDLLKYPLTVRKWEKGDYFYPFGMDGKKKLSKFFKDEKLSLPEKEQAWLLCTNKQIVWVIGLRADNRFKVTNETKPILKISLHNET, via the coding sequence ATGACACAAATTGATTTTGAAAATCATATCCACCAAGTATTTCCTTTTTTAGCTAAAAGCCGGATTTTAATTGCTATTTCTGGAGGAATGGATAGTGTGGTTCTAACCCGTGTTTGCCATAAAATGAATTTAAACATTGCTTTGGCACATTGTAATTTCAATTTACGCGGAACTGAAAGTGATGCGGATGAAGAATTTGTTTTAGAGTTAGCCGAAGATTTAGATTTAGAAGTGTTTATAGAAAGTTTTGAAACCGGAACCTACGCTACAGAAAATAATATCTCTATTCAAATGGCTGCGCGCGAATTACGTTATGCCTGGTTTCAAGAATTGGCAGATCAATTACAATTCGATTATATTTTAACAGCCCATCATGCCGATGATAACTTGGAAACCTTTTTCATAAATCTCATGCGTGGAACTGGTTTAGATGGTTTAACAGGCATTCCTGAAACAAATGGTAAGCTTGTTAGACCTTTATTACCGTTTTCACACAACGAATTACAAGTGTTTGCAAAAGGTGAAAAAATGTCGTGGCAGGAAGATAGTACCAATGCATCCACCAAATACCTTCGGAATAAATTACGACATGATATCATTCCTGTTTTAAAGGAAATGAATCCGCAATTCCTTCAAAATTTTCAAAAAACACAAGTTCACTTACAAGAGTCGGCTGAAATTATTGATGACGCCTTGGTTCGAATTCAGAAAATAATAGTTTACACAACAGATAATAGTTTTCAGTTGGATGTAAAAAAATTACAACAATTATCCAATCCGAAAGTCTATTTATACCAGCTACTTAAAGATTTTCAGTTTACAGAATGGGATGATGTGTATCAATTATTATTTGCACAATCCGGAAAATTTGTTCTGTCAAAAACACATAGGTTGCTTAAAGATAGAACCACTTTAATTTTAACAGAATTACCAATAAATATTGCGGAAACATCAGTTGTTTTACAAGAAAATGATTCTGAATTGGCACTTCCCATTGGTCGTTTAACAATTGAAAATACCACGAAAATTGATGAAATTTCAGCTACAGTATTATATGTTGATAAAGATTTGTTAAAATATCCTTTAACAGTAAGAAAATGGGAAAAAGGCGACTATTTTTACCCTTTTGGGATGGATGGTAAAAAGAAATTGAGTAAATTTTTTAAAGATGAAAAATTGTCTTTACCCGAAAAAGAACAAGCCTGGTTATTATGTACCAATAAGCAAATTGTTTGGGTTATTGGTTTACGCGCCGATAACCGATTTAAAGTAACTAACGAAACGAAACCTATATTAAAAATTAGTCTCCATAATGAAACGTAA
- a CDS encoding anthranilate synthase component I family protein — protein sequence MRKNHTYQPQDIQVFKNKLLLWSQQFREVLWLDSNTYTQTHSSYDAVLAVDAFTSIQTDYIDAFQKLKEYQTITNDWIFGYLTYDLKNTTEPLKSENFDGLQFPDLCFFQPKKLFLIKGNQVVLQYLNMVDDEIEADLEAIKKVEEFHSNRDENVLDNPIKIKMRITKDAYFEKVNNMLAHIHRGDIYEANFCQEFYAEDTQIKPLAIYNNLNAISKPPFATFLKLDDKYLLSASPERYLKKSGQTVISQPIKGTAKRSGNEEEDTSLKNQLINDVKERSENIMIVDLVRNDLSKTAIKGSVHVLELCKIYSFQQVHQMISTIQSTVSESTNPIHIIESTFPMGSMTGAPKISAMRIIENLEETKRGLYSGAVGYMTPQGDFDFNVVIRSILYNGRNQYVSYSVGGAITAKSNPLNEYEECLIKAKAMRDVLEA from the coding sequence TTGAGAAAAAACCACACATATCAACCCCAAGACATCCAAGTCTTTAAAAATAAGTTACTGCTTTGGAGTCAGCAATTCCGTGAGGTTTTGTGGTTAGATTCTAATACTTACACACAAACGCATAGCAGTTATGATGCTGTTTTAGCTGTGGATGCTTTTACTAGTATTCAAACGGATTATATAGATGCATTTCAGAAATTAAAAGAGTATCAAACCATAACTAACGATTGGATTTTTGGGTATTTAACCTATGATTTAAAAAACACAACAGAACCCTTAAAATCTGAAAACTTTGATGGATTACAATTTCCAGACTTGTGTTTCTTTCAGCCTAAAAAATTATTTTTAATCAAAGGAAATCAAGTGGTCTTGCAGTATCTGAATATGGTGGATGATGAGATAGAAGCAGATCTGGAAGCTATTAAAAAAGTAGAAGAATTTCATTCTAATCGCGATGAAAATGTATTAGATAATCCCATCAAAATTAAAATGAGGATTACCAAAGATGCTTATTTTGAAAAGGTGAATAATATGCTGGCTCATATTCATCGTGGCGATATTTATGAAGCTAATTTCTGTCAGGAGTTTTATGCGGAAGACACCCAAATAAAGCCATTAGCCATTTATAACAATCTGAATGCGATTTCAAAACCACCTTTTGCTACTTTCTTAAAATTAGATGATAAATATTTGTTGTCAGCCTCGCCTGAACGCTATTTGAAAAAATCAGGACAAACGGTTATTTCGCAACCTATAAAAGGAACCGCCAAACGGTCTGGAAATGAAGAAGAAGATACCTCACTTAAAAATCAGTTAATAAATGATGTTAAAGAGCGTAGCGAAAATATCATGATCGTGGATTTAGTCCGAAATGATTTATCTAAAACGGCAATTAAGGGAAGCGTTCACGTATTGGAATTGTGTAAAATTTACAGTTTTCAACAAGTTCATCAAATGATTTCAACCATTCAAAGTACGGTTTCAGAAAGCACAAATCCTATCCATATTATTGAATCCACATTTCCTATGGGAAGCATGACAGGTGCACCTAAAATTTCGGCCATGCGCATTATTGAAAACCTTGAAGAAACAAAGCGTGGCTTATATTCCGGTGCTGTTGGTTATATGACACCTCAAGGTGATTTTGATTTTAATGTGGTGATACGAAGTATACTTTACAACGGCAGAAATCAGTATGTGTCGTATTCTGTTGGTGGTGCCATTACAGCTAAAAGCAATCCGTTAAATGAATACGAGGAGTGCCTCATAAAAGCCAAAGCTATGCGCGACGTTTTGGAGGCTTAA
- a CDS encoding DEAD/DEAH box helicase encodes MTFQDLKLNTPLYNALDDLGFTNPTPIQAEAFNVVASGSDVVGIAQTGTGKTFAYMLPILRGLKYSEQESPRVLVMVPTRELVVQVVDEIEKLAKYINVRVLGVYGGVNINAQKRAVAEGIDIIVATPGRLYDLAVSRVLQLKTIQKLVIDEVDVMLDLGFRHQLINIFDILPERRQNIMFSATMTEDVDALINDFFIAPKRVSIAVSGTPLENIDQHKYAVPNFYTKLNLLKEILKDTETFNKVLIFVGFKKMADRLFDALDENFHDELCVIHSNKTQNYRLRSIEQFRAGDNRILVATDVMARGLDIDNVSHVINFDTPNFPENYMHRIGRTGRAEREGKSILFYTEKEQEALERIEGLMQMTIPEIEFPENVAISTDLLEEERPQILERNNPLKLRDEDAPGPAFHEKKEKNSKENLGGSYKFKIAAKYKKPKTRGDKNYNKRNKK; translated from the coding sequence ATTACCTTTCAAGATTTAAAATTAAATACGCCTTTATACAACGCATTAGACGATTTAGGCTTTACCAATCCAACACCTATTCAGGCTGAAGCCTTTAATGTAGTTGCTTCAGGATCTGATGTGGTTGGGATTGCCCAAACTGGTACCGGTAAAACCTTTGCCTATATGTTGCCAATTTTAAGGGGTTTAAAATACTCCGAACAAGAAAGTCCACGTGTTTTGGTAATGGTGCCTACGCGAGAATTAGTAGTTCAGGTAGTTGATGAAATTGAAAAATTAGCCAAATACATAAATGTCCGGGTATTGGGTGTTTATGGTGGCGTGAACATTAATGCCCAAAAACGTGCTGTTGCCGAAGGTATTGATATTATTGTAGCCACTCCAGGACGCTTGTATGATTTAGCCGTTAGTCGTGTGTTGCAATTAAAAACCATTCAGAAATTAGTAATAGATGAAGTAGATGTCATGCTAGATTTAGGTTTCAGGCATCAGTTAATAAATATTTTTGATATTCTACCTGAACGTCGTCAGAACATAATGTTTTCGGCTACAATGACGGAAGATGTGGACGCGTTAATAAATGACTTTTTTATAGCACCAAAACGTGTTTCCATTGCCGTTTCTGGAACCCCTTTAGAAAATATTGATCAACATAAATATGCCGTTCCCAATTTCTATACGAAGTTAAATTTGCTAAAAGAAATTTTAAAAGACACCGAAACCTTTAATAAAGTGTTGATTTTTGTCGGTTTTAAGAAAATGGCAGATCGGTTATTTGATGCGCTGGATGAAAATTTCCACGATGAATTATGCGTAATCCATTCCAATAAAACTCAAAATTACCGTTTACGAAGTATTGAGCAGTTTCGTGCTGGGGACAATAGGATTTTGGTGGCAACCGATGTTATGGCTCGTGGTTTGGATATTGATAATGTGTCTCACGTTATCAATTTTGATACACCCAATTTCCCTGAAAATTACATGCACCGCATTGGTAGAACAGGTCGTGCCGAACGTGAAGGTAAATCCATACTTTTTTATACTGAAAAAGAACAAGAAGCTTTAGAACGTATAGAGGGTTTGATGCAAATGACAATTCCAGAAATTGAATTCCCAGAAAATGTTGCTATTTCTACAGATTTATTAGAAGAAGAACGTCCTCAAATTTTAGAACGAAATAATCCGCTAAAATTACGTGATGAAGATGCGCCAGGTCCCGCATTTCATGAAAAGAAAGAGAAAAATAGTAAAGAAAATCTAGGTGGTTCGTATAAATTTAAAATTGCGGCCAAATATAAAAAGCCAAAGACGCGTGGTGATAAGAATTATAATAAGCGGAATAAAAAGTAA
- a CDS encoding DUF3124 domain-containing protein, whose amino-acid sequence MKRIYICVFLSFVCLFSCNEKQDPDDFHAENWNKRRKDITAKDVLEYGKTYLSIYSQIYSMSQHKTHNLTAMASMRNTSDSDTIYIVSAKYYDSHGKLIRTYFDKPIYLAPLETTEAIIDEVDVTGGTGSNFIFEWRKPKEAPEPLFEGVMNSTLGQQGLSFTTVGKRIK is encoded by the coding sequence ATGAAACGTATTTATATCTGTGTATTCTTAAGTTTTGTTTGTTTATTTTCTTGTAATGAAAAACAAGACCCAGACGATTTTCATGCAGAAAACTGGAATAAAAGACGTAAAGATATTACTGCGAAAGACGTGTTGGAGTATGGAAAAACCTATCTTTCCATTTACTCCCAAATCTACAGCATGTCTCAGCATAAAACGCATAATTTAACGGCTATGGCTAGCATGCGAAACACCAGCGATTCAGATACTATTTATATAGTTAGTGCCAAATATTATGATTCTCATGGCAAATTAATTCGCACCTATTTTGATAAACCAATATATTTGGCACCTTTAGAAACTACGGAAGCTATCATTGATGAAGTAGACGTAACAGGAGGTACAGGTTCTAATTTTATATTTGAATGGCGTAAGCCTAAAGAGGCACCAGAACCTTTATTTGAAGGTGTTATGAATTCTACTTTAGGTCAGCAGGGTTTATCGTTTACAACCGTTGGGAAACGTATTAAATAA
- a CDS encoding MotA/TolQ/ExbB proton channel family protein, which translates to MVKLAADSSLLGLVLGFLASIIGLITAFDSVQAMGDPDPAIFAGGLKVSLLTAGFGLLTFIIARIGILLLKGLQKEV; encoded by the coding sequence TTGGTTAAGTTAGCAGCAGACAGTAGTTTGCTAGGTTTAGTATTAGGTTTTTTGGCATCTATAATCGGATTAATTACCGCCTTCGACTCTGTTCAAGCCATGGGTGATCCAGATCCGGCTATTTTTGCAGGAGGCTTAAAAGTATCGCTGTTAACCGCTGGTTTTGGTTTGCTGACATTTATAATTGCAAGAATTGGTATTCTATTATTAAAAGGATTGCAAAAAGAGGTTTAG
- a CDS encoding sensor histidine kinase: MKTHEKRCIIVCLFTYMFTKKSILKALLRFLLHLVFWCCVLLFFTKFFSGKNENFNDTFLFSLFIMPITIATTYISVYKLIPGYLVSKRYLQFALYSLYTLIISGYLIMVSIFFSLIYLANFEYEAMNPVTRNIFIITSGVYLVVILVSAFKLLQLNLKHTEETKVLETKILGTQLKLKEQELHYLKMQIHPHFLFNTLNTMYGFALKKADETPEMILKLSNLLDYLLYQVDKPFVLLTQEIQHIEDYIALENLRFNDTLAVTFNYCHILETTKIAPMLLLPFVENSFKHGGLKSGKLTINIDLTVKQEEIIFSIENTQAKIENSQDGIGLQNIQKRLDLLYKDHYNLTILDTDDLYKVHLTLKSN, from the coding sequence ATGAAAACGCATGAAAAACGTTGTATTATTGTATGTTTATTTACTTATATGTTTACAAAAAAATCCATTTTAAAAGCACTTCTGCGTTTTTTACTACATCTCGTTTTTTGGTGTTGTGTGTTGTTGTTTTTTACAAAATTCTTTAGTGGCAAAAATGAGAATTTTAATGATACGTTTTTGTTTTCACTCTTTATCATGCCTATTACTATTGCCACAACTTATATTTCCGTTTATAAATTAATTCCAGGTTATTTAGTATCAAAGCGCTATTTGCAGTTTGCCTTATATAGCCTATATACCCTAATTATTTCTGGATATTTAATTATGGTTTCTATATTTTTCAGTTTAATATATTTAGCCAATTTTGAATATGAGGCTATGAATCCCGTGACTCGGAATATATTTATTATCACCTCTGGCGTTTATTTAGTAGTTATTTTAGTTAGTGCTTTTAAGTTGCTCCAGCTTAATTTAAAACACACCGAAGAAACCAAAGTGTTGGAAACTAAAATTTTGGGAACCCAATTAAAACTAAAGGAACAAGAGTTGCATTATTTAAAGATGCAAATCCATCCGCATTTCTTATTTAACACTCTGAATACTATGTATGGTTTTGCATTAAAAAAGGCAGATGAAACACCCGAAATGATCTTGAAACTTTCCAATTTACTAGATTACTTATTATATCAAGTAGATAAACCTTTTGTTCTTTTAACACAAGAAATACAGCATATAGAAGATTATATTGCCCTTGAAAATTTGCGTTTTAATGATACATTAGCCGTGACATTTAATTACTGCCATATTCTTGAAACGACAAAAATTGCACCCATGCTTCTATTGCCATTTGTAGAAAACAGTTTTAAACATGGAGGTTTAAAATCAGGAAAGTTAACTATAAACATAGACCTGACCGTTAAACAAGAGGAGATTATTTTTTCCATAGAAAACACGCAAGCTAAAATTGAAAATTCCCAAGATGGTATTGGTTTACAGAATATTCAGAAACGTTTAGATTTACTCTATAAAGACCATTATAATTTAACTATTTTAGACACCGATGATTTATATAAAGTTCATTTAACCTTAAAATCTAATTAA
- a CDS encoding LytTR family DNA-binding domain-containing protein, giving the protein MRSQKNIACLIVDDEAMARDIISAHLSKIEAIDVIASCSHAMEAFQVISNHKIDLVFLDINMPDISGISFAKSINKNIKIIFTTAYRDYAVEGFELQAVDYLLKPISFIRLLKAVNTYFDVYATQENALMSTTELHAFMFVRSDRRMIKIDFEAIIYIESFSDYIKIHLANETIVTRETISAIEAKLPSKQFIRIHRSYIIAIKQITSFTNEHVVIQDQALTISRSYKKSVLDLLEQF; this is encoded by the coding sequence TTGCGATCCCAGAAAAACATAGCCTGTCTAATTGTTGATGATGAAGCTATGGCGCGCGATATTATTAGCGCTCACCTTTCAAAAATTGAAGCCATAGATGTCATTGCTAGTTGCAGTCATGCCATGGAAGCTTTTCAGGTAATTAGCAATCATAAAATTGATTTAGTGTTTTTGGATATTAATATGCCCGATATTTCGGGTATCTCATTTGCCAAATCCATCAATAAAAACATTAAAATTATTTTTACCACGGCTTATCGCGATTATGCTGTAGAAGGTTTTGAATTGCAAGCTGTTGATTATTTATTAAAGCCCATTTCGTTTATACGCTTACTAAAAGCGGTGAACACTTATTTTGATGTGTATGCTACCCAAGAAAACGCGTTAATGTCCACTACAGAATTGCATGCGTTTATGTTTGTAAGATCAGACAGACGCATGATTAAAATTGATTTTGAAGCTATTATTTATATTGAAAGTTTTAGCGATTATATAAAAATTCACCTAGCCAATGAAACCATTGTAACACGCGAAACTATTAGTGCTATTGAAGCCAAACTGCCAAGTAAACAATTTATTAGGATCCATCGATCTTATATTATCGCTATTAAACAAATCACATCTTTTACCAATGAACATGTTGTGATTCAGGACCAAGCTTTAACTATTAGTAGAAGTTATAAAAAATCGGTTTTAGACCTATTGGAACAGTTTTAA
- a CDS encoding TMEM175 family protein, whose amino-acid sequence MKTSRLEAFSDGVMAIIITIMVLELSAPEGTDFQSLLAKAPVFISYVASFIYVGIYWNNHHHLFQITQKVNGKTLWANLHLLFWLSLIPFTTAWIGDNYEAKLPIISYGVVLLGNAIAYFILQSVIIKSHDDAFPLKKAIGTDGKGKISIVFYCLGIGLAFISTWLSIACYVIVAIMWLIPDTRIEKNI is encoded by the coding sequence ATGAAAACAAGCAGGTTAGAAGCTTTTAGTGACGGTGTCATGGCCATTATTATTACCATTATGGTTTTAGAGTTAAGTGCACCGGAAGGAACAGATTTTCAATCGCTTTTGGCTAAAGCTCCCGTTTTTATTAGTTATGTTGCTAGTTTTATTTATGTTGGTATATATTGGAATAACCACCATCATCTGTTTCAAATTACACAAAAAGTAAACGGTAAAACATTATGGGCCAATTTGCATTTACTCTTTTGGCTCTCCTTAATTCCGTTTACTACAGCGTGGATTGGTGATAATTACGAAGCTAAGCTACCCATAATTTCCTATGGCGTGGTTTTACTTGGTAATGCCATTGCCTATTTTATTTTGCAAAGTGTTATTATAAAATCGCACGACGATGCTTTTCCTCTTAAAAAAGCCATTGGAACGGATGGTAAAGGAAAAATTTCTATAGTATTTTATTGCCTTGGTATAGGTTTAGCCTTTATAAGTACGTGGTTATCCATTGCATGTTATGTTATAGTTGCCATTATGTGGCTCATTCCAGATACGCGGATTGAGAAAAATATTTAA
- a CDS encoding DUF3124 domain-containing protein, with the protein MKSTIVLFSVLFILFVSCDKKSSSKEREIISNEHQVPKQVEKSNGDLVTKKVYVPVYSNIYQRTRNDRTQLTSTLSIHNTSETDTLFISRIDYFNTEGKFVRSYIKSPIYLSTFETLEYVVDEEDVSGGSGANFVVEWYGNTKLNPLFQAVMIGGLGSKSFSFVTEGVYFE; encoded by the coding sequence ATGAAATCTACTATCGTCCTTTTTTCAGTTTTATTCATCTTATTTGTCTCATGCGATAAAAAATCGTCTAGCAAGGAGCGTGAAATAATTTCTAATGAACATCAGGTGCCTAAACAGGTCGAAAAATCAAACGGTGATTTGGTCACGAAAAAAGTATATGTTCCCGTTTATTCTAACATTTATCAGCGTACGCGAAATGATAGAACGCAGCTAACATCTACATTAAGTATTCATAATACGAGTGAAACTGACACCCTGTTTATTAGTAGAATTGATTATTTCAATACGGAAGGAAAATTTGTTAGGAGTTATATAAAATCGCCTATTTATTTAAGTACGTTTGAAACGTTGGAGTATGTTGTGGATGAGGAGGATGTATCTGGTGGTTCTGGTGCTAACTTTGTGGTGGAATGGTATGGGAACACCAAGTTAAATCCGCTATTTCAAGCTGTAATGATTGGTGGTTTAGGAAGTAAATCTTTTTCATTTGTAACGGAAGGGGTTTATTTTGAATAA
- a CDS encoding VOC family protein, whose protein sequence is MAPKNPVVWFEIYVNDLKKAQKFYEQVLNLKLMDLPMPDSAGDGMQMMAFPMEMEQDGASGALVKMPGFESGKNSTIIYFRSEDCSIEEARVAEAGGTVFQSKQSIGDYGFMVMAQDLEGNMFGIHSQK, encoded by the coding sequence ATGGCACCTAAAAATCCTGTAGTTTGGTTCGAAATTTATGTTAACGACCTCAAAAAAGCACAAAAATTTTATGAACAGGTTCTAAACCTTAAATTAATGGATCTTCCCATGCCAGATAGTGCGGGTGATGGTATGCAAATGATGGCGTTTCCTATGGAAATGGAACAAGATGGCGCTAGTGGTGCATTAGTAAAAATGCCGGGTTTTGAATCAGGTAAAAACTCCACAATTATTTATTTCCGAAGTGAGGATTGTTCCATTGAAGAAGCACGTGTAGCGGAAGCAGGAGGGACCGTATTTCAATCCAAACAATCTATTGGCGATTATGGCTTTATGGTAATGGCTCAAGATTTGGAAGGTAATATGTTTGGTATTCACTCTCAAAAGTAG